Proteins from a single region of Paramormyrops kingsleyae isolate MSU_618 chromosome 9, PKINGS_0.4, whole genome shotgun sequence:
- the trak1a gene encoding trafficking kinesin-binding protein 1 isoform X3 — protein MNVCNSTDLPEVEIISLLEEQLPHYRLRADTIYGYDHDDWLHTPLVPPDAGLNLTTEQIEETLKYFLLCAERVGQMTKTYNDIDAVTRLLEEKERDLELAARIGQSLLKKNKTLSERNESLEEQVEIIREEVSQLRHELSMKDELLQFYTSAAEESEGESITSTPLRRNDSSSSVPSYFPLDSLQKKLKELEEENIVLRSEACHLETETISYEEKEQQLVNDCVKELRDANLQITSIAEELAKKTEDASRQQEEITHLLSQIVDLQKKSKSYAIENEELNQHLAAAKDAQRQLTAELRELEDKYAECMEMLREAQEELKNLRNRALPLSTPRRFHSLGLFPMDSLAAEIEGTMRKELQMDDPETEEQKSHPRRVFETVKNVNQTVRQRSWGPSPMNIPGSNQSSVLNSARSSCRSTPRSSLYAGDVSNVVIDNRTNSIILETGSSSGGSPVDSNKKLGTPGTPGSRDLEVALRRLSLRRENYLSERRFFEEERERKLQALAERGELGSGGLTPTDSLASLGTQHSGLSLYSVYSRSYLPEKLQIVKPLEGSVTLHHWQQLAQPHLGGILDSRPGVLTKGFRPLEVDAEEEVYQFTDFEEDESADRPFVSLSTSAPTRPPCSSRPGSASSHGHNAGDPQASGERPTPGRPASPPHSTQDPTEPPATSAKASVHFPGKCMSHTSSTYTFTTCRILHPSDELTQVTPSLNTGPAAACIITSSIKSTPASTPCTPRRLSLAESFTNLRDSTKTMSTSLGLVRLLQERGISAAVYNPQSWNRADAGAVAASASTPRVLPSTPPNSPTSQTQPTLPSPPSPPFEFSAPRTPYDNFLASRPASSILKEVQADAQSRSDDESQTDVSIHNLKLVDKLRHFGVAHPDSPGAMAPAPLLTPLGGLHQHGAPFGPPVVTSAIGGLPALNAGIRRNRSYPAMVGASMAMKGPGPQSPEMLLDSQLPKQTSLK, from the exons ATGA ACGTGTGTAACAGCACGGATCTCCCAGAGGTCGAGATCATCAGTCTGCTGGAGGAGCAGCTGCCTCACTACAGGCTGCGGGCGGACACCATCTACGGCTACGACCACGACGATTGGCTGCACACGCCGCTCGTCCCGCCGGACGCCGGCCTCAACCTCACCACCGAGCAGATCGAGGAGACCCTCAAGTACTTCC tCCTCTGTGCTGAACGTGTGGGCCAGATGACCAAGACATACAATGACATCGACGCCGTGACCCGATTGCTTGAGGAG AAAGAACGTGATCTGGAGCTGGCGGCCCGCATCGGCCAGTCTCTGCTGAAGAAGAACAAGACCCTGAGTGAGCGAAATGAATCCTTGGAGGAGCAGGTGGAGATCATCCGTGAGGAG GTATCGCAGCTGCGACACGAGCTCTCCATGAAGGACGAACTGCTACAGTTCTACACCAGCGCAGCAGAAGAGAGCGAGGGGGAATCCATCACCTCCACACC GCTACGCCGTAATGACTCGTCATCCTCTGTGCCAAGCTACTTTCCACTTGACTCGCTGCAAAAGAAGCTGAAGGAGCTCGAGGAGGAGAACATCGTGCTGCGGTCGGAG GCGTGCCACCTGGAGACGGAGACCATCTCGTACGAGGAGAAGGAGCAGCAGCTCGTGAATGACTGTGTTAAAGAGCTGC GAGATGCCAACCTCCAGATCACATCCATCGCGGAGGAGCTGGCAAAAAAGACGGAGGATGCCTCCCGCCAGCAGGAGGAGATCACGCATCTCCTGTCCCAGATCGTGGACCTGCAGAAGAAGTCCAAATCC TACGCCATCGAGAACGAGGAGCTCAACCAGCATTTGGCGGCAGCGAAGGACGCCCAGCGGCAGCTGACCGCGGAG CTGCGCGAACTGGAGGACAAGTATGCTGAGTGCATGGAGATGCTACGGGAGGCGCAGGAGGAGCTGAAGAACCTGAGGAATCGGGCGCTTCCCCTGAGCACGCCCCGGAGGTTCCACTCCCTGGGCCTCTTccccatg GACTCTCTGGCAGCGGAGATAGAGGGGACCATGAGGAAAGAGCTGCAGATGGACGACCCGGAAACGGAGGAGCAGAA ATCCCACCCTCGGCGCGTGTTCGAGACGGTGAAGAACGTCAACCAGACGGTCCGCCAGCGCTCCTGGGGCCCCTCCCCCATGAACATCCCGGGGTCCAACCAGTCGTCGGTGCTCAATTCGGCCCGGTCCAGCTGCAGGAGCACGCCGCGCTCCAGCCTGTACGCCGGTGATGTCAGCAACGTTGTCATAGACAACCGCACCAACAGCATCATCCTGGAGACGGGGTCGTCGTCGGGGGGCAG CCCCGTCGACTCCAACAAGAAGCTGGGCACCCCCGGCACACCGGGCTCGCGTGACCTGGAGGTGGCGCTACGGCGCCTGTCCCTGCGGCGAGAAAACTACCTAAGTGAGCGGCGCTTCTTCGAGGAGGAGCGGGAGCGGAAGCTGCAGGCGCTGGCGGAGCGGGGCGAGCTGGGCAGCGGCGGCCTGACGCCCACCGACAGCCTGGCCTCGCTGGGCACGCAGCACTCAGGCCTGTCGCTCTACTCCGTCTACAGCCGCTCCTACCTGCCCGAGAAGCTGCAGATCGTCAAGCCGCTGGAAG GCTCCGTGACCCTGCATCACTGGCAGCAGCTGGCACAGCCTCACCTGGGGGGCATCCTGGACTCGCGGCCGGGCGTGCTAACCAAGGGCTTCCGGCCGCTGGAGGTCGACGCAGAGGAGGAGGTCTACCAGTTCACGGACTTTGAGGAGGACGAGTCAGCTGACCGCCCTTTTGTGAGCCTCTCTACCTCAGCCCCCACGCGCCCGCCGTGTTCCTCGCGGCCTGGCTCCGCCTCCTCCCACGGGCACAACGCTGGCGACCCCCAGGCCTCAGGTGAGAGGCCCACCCCCGGGAGACCAGCTTCCCCCCCGCACAGCACCCAGGATCCTACGGAGCCACCAGCCACCAGTGCTAAGGCGTCTG TACATTTCCCCGGCAAATGCATGTCCCACACGAGCTCCACCTACACCTTCACCACCTGCCGCATCCTGCACCCCTCTGATGAGCTGACGCAGGTCACGCCCAG CCTTAACACTGGCCCTGCGGCTGCGTGCATCATTACCAGCAGTATCAAATCCACGCCGGCCTCCACACCGTGTACCCCGCGTCGGCTCAGCCTGGCAGAGTCCTTCACCAACCTGCGGGACTCCACTAAGACCATGAGTACCTCGCTTGGGCTGGTGCGCCTCCTACAGGAGAGGGGCATCTCTGCGGCTGTCTACAACCCGCAGAGCTGGAACCGGGCAGACGCTGGTGCCGTGGCCGCCTCCGCCAGTACCCCCCGCGTTCTACCTTCCACACCCCCCAACTCGCCCACCAGCCAGACTCAGCCCACCCTCCCCTCGCCCCCCTCGCCCCCCTTCGAGTTCAGCGCCCCCCGCACCCCCTATGACAATTTCCTGGCCTCGCGTCCCGCCAGCTCCATCCTGAAGGAGGTGCAAGCGGACGCTCAGAGCCGCTCGGATGACGAGAGCCAGACGGACGTCAGCATCCACAACCTGAAGCTCGTGGACAAACTTCGACACTTTGGCGTGGCCCATCCGGACAGCCCCGGGGCCATGGCCCCCGCTCCGCTGCTGACGCCACTCGGGGGGCTGCACCAGCATGGGGCCCCCTTCGGGCCACCGGTGGTAACCAGCGCCATCGGCGGCCTTCCCGCCCTCAACGCCGGCATCCGGCGCAACCGCAGCTACCCGGCCATGGTTGGGGCCAGTATGGCGATGAAGGGCCCGGGGCCACAGAGCCCCGAGATGCTGCTGGACTCCCAGCTGCCCAAACAGACCAGCCTCAAgtga
- the trak1a gene encoding trafficking kinesin-binding protein 1 isoform X10 codes for MQRFVEADYFELDWYYEECTDVLCAERVGQMTKTYNDIDAVTRLLEEKERDLELAARIGQSLLKKNKTLSERNESLEEQVEIIREEVSQLRHELSMKDELLQFYTSAAEESEGESITSTPLRRNDSSSSVPSYFPLDSLQKKLKELEEENIVLRSEACHLETETISYEEKEQQLVNDCVKELRDANLQITSIAEELAKKTEDASRQQEEITHLLSQIVDLQKKSKSYAIENEELNQHLAAAKDAQRQLTAELRELEDKYAECMEMLREAQEELKNLRNRALPLSTPRRFHSLGLFPMDSLAAEIEGTMRKELQMDDPETEEQKSHPRRVFETVKNVNQTVRQRSWGPSPMNIPGSNQSSVLNSARSSCRSTPRSSLYAGDVSNVVIDNRTNSIILETGSSSGGSPVDSNKKLGTPGTPGSRDLEVALRRLSLRRENYLSERRFFEEERERKLQALAERGELGSGGLTPTDSLASLGTQHSGLSLYSVYSRSYLPEKLQIVKPLEGSVTLHHWQQLAQPHLGGILDSRPGVLTKGFRPLEVDAEEEVYQFTDFEEDESADRPFVSLSTSAPTRPPCSSRPGSASSHGHNAGDPQASVHFPGKCMSHTSSTYTFTTCRILHPSDELTQVTPSLNTGPAAACIITSSIKSTPASTPCTPRRLSLAESFTNLRDSTKTMSTSLGLVRLLQERGISAAVYNPQSWNRADAGAVAASASTPRVLPSTPPNSPTSQTQPTLPSPPSPPFEFSAPRTPYDNFLASRPASSILKEVQADAQSRSDDESQTDVSIHNLKLVDKLRHFGVAHPDSPGAMAPAPLLTPLGGLHQHGAPFGPPVVTSAIGGLPALNAGIRRNRSYPAMVGASMAMKGPGPQSPEMLLDSQLPKQTSLK; via the exons ATGCAGAGATTCGTCGAGGCGGATTACTTCGAGCTGGACTGGTACTATGAAGAGTGCACTGATG tCCTCTGTGCTGAACGTGTGGGCCAGATGACCAAGACATACAATGACATCGACGCCGTGACCCGATTGCTTGAGGAG AAAGAACGTGATCTGGAGCTGGCGGCCCGCATCGGCCAGTCTCTGCTGAAGAAGAACAAGACCCTGAGTGAGCGAAATGAATCCTTGGAGGAGCAGGTGGAGATCATCCGTGAGGAG GTATCGCAGCTGCGACACGAGCTCTCCATGAAGGACGAACTGCTACAGTTCTACACCAGCGCAGCAGAAGAGAGCGAGGGGGAATCCATCACCTCCACACC GCTACGCCGTAATGACTCGTCATCCTCTGTGCCAAGCTACTTTCCACTTGACTCGCTGCAAAAGAAGCTGAAGGAGCTCGAGGAGGAGAACATCGTGCTGCGGTCGGAG GCGTGCCACCTGGAGACGGAGACCATCTCGTACGAGGAGAAGGAGCAGCAGCTCGTGAATGACTGTGTTAAAGAGCTGC GAGATGCCAACCTCCAGATCACATCCATCGCGGAGGAGCTGGCAAAAAAGACGGAGGATGCCTCCCGCCAGCAGGAGGAGATCACGCATCTCCTGTCCCAGATCGTGGACCTGCAGAAGAAGTCCAAATCC TACGCCATCGAGAACGAGGAGCTCAACCAGCATTTGGCGGCAGCGAAGGACGCCCAGCGGCAGCTGACCGCGGAG CTGCGCGAACTGGAGGACAAGTATGCTGAGTGCATGGAGATGCTACGGGAGGCGCAGGAGGAGCTGAAGAACCTGAGGAATCGGGCGCTTCCCCTGAGCACGCCCCGGAGGTTCCACTCCCTGGGCCTCTTccccatg GACTCTCTGGCAGCGGAGATAGAGGGGACCATGAGGAAAGAGCTGCAGATGGACGACCCGGAAACGGAGGAGCAGAA ATCCCACCCTCGGCGCGTGTTCGAGACGGTGAAGAACGTCAACCAGACGGTCCGCCAGCGCTCCTGGGGCCCCTCCCCCATGAACATCCCGGGGTCCAACCAGTCGTCGGTGCTCAATTCGGCCCGGTCCAGCTGCAGGAGCACGCCGCGCTCCAGCCTGTACGCCGGTGATGTCAGCAACGTTGTCATAGACAACCGCACCAACAGCATCATCCTGGAGACGGGGTCGTCGTCGGGGGGCAG CCCCGTCGACTCCAACAAGAAGCTGGGCACCCCCGGCACACCGGGCTCGCGTGACCTGGAGGTGGCGCTACGGCGCCTGTCCCTGCGGCGAGAAAACTACCTAAGTGAGCGGCGCTTCTTCGAGGAGGAGCGGGAGCGGAAGCTGCAGGCGCTGGCGGAGCGGGGCGAGCTGGGCAGCGGCGGCCTGACGCCCACCGACAGCCTGGCCTCGCTGGGCACGCAGCACTCAGGCCTGTCGCTCTACTCCGTCTACAGCCGCTCCTACCTGCCCGAGAAGCTGCAGATCGTCAAGCCGCTGGAAG GCTCCGTGACCCTGCATCACTGGCAGCAGCTGGCACAGCCTCACCTGGGGGGCATCCTGGACTCGCGGCCGGGCGTGCTAACCAAGGGCTTCCGGCCGCTGGAGGTCGACGCAGAGGAGGAGGTCTACCAGTTCACGGACTTTGAGGAGGACGAGTCAGCTGACCGCCCTTTTGTGAGCCTCTCTACCTCAGCCCCCACGCGCCCGCCGTGTTCCTCGCGGCCTGGCTCCGCCTCCTCCCACGGGCACAACGCTGGCGACCCCCAGGCCTCAG TACATTTCCCCGGCAAATGCATGTCCCACACGAGCTCCACCTACACCTTCACCACCTGCCGCATCCTGCACCCCTCTGATGAGCTGACGCAGGTCACGCCCAG CCTTAACACTGGCCCTGCGGCTGCGTGCATCATTACCAGCAGTATCAAATCCACGCCGGCCTCCACACCGTGTACCCCGCGTCGGCTCAGCCTGGCAGAGTCCTTCACCAACCTGCGGGACTCCACTAAGACCATGAGTACCTCGCTTGGGCTGGTGCGCCTCCTACAGGAGAGGGGCATCTCTGCGGCTGTCTACAACCCGCAGAGCTGGAACCGGGCAGACGCTGGTGCCGTGGCCGCCTCCGCCAGTACCCCCCGCGTTCTACCTTCCACACCCCCCAACTCGCCCACCAGCCAGACTCAGCCCACCCTCCCCTCGCCCCCCTCGCCCCCCTTCGAGTTCAGCGCCCCCCGCACCCCCTATGACAATTTCCTGGCCTCGCGTCCCGCCAGCTCCATCCTGAAGGAGGTGCAAGCGGACGCTCAGAGCCGCTCGGATGACGAGAGCCAGACGGACGTCAGCATCCACAACCTGAAGCTCGTGGACAAACTTCGACACTTTGGCGTGGCCCATCCGGACAGCCCCGGGGCCATGGCCCCCGCTCCGCTGCTGACGCCACTCGGGGGGCTGCACCAGCATGGGGCCCCCTTCGGGCCACCGGTGGTAACCAGCGCCATCGGCGGCCTTCCCGCCCTCAACGCCGGCATCCGGCGCAACCGCAGCTACCCGGCCATGGTTGGGGCCAGTATGGCGATGAAGGGCCCGGGGCCACAGAGCCCCGAGATGCTGCTGGACTCCCAGCTGCCCAAACAGACCAGCCTCAAgtga
- the trak1a gene encoding trafficking kinesin-binding protein 1 isoform X4 — protein sequence MSSSPLNFPEEEIFERSCSPEPPDTSGSQCEYDADVEDPLSLHEVLCAERVGQMTKTYNDIDAVTRLLEEKERDLELAARIGQSLLKKNKTLSERNESLEEQVEIIREEVSQLRHELSMKDELLQFYTSAAEESEGESITSTPLRRNDSSSSVPSYFPLDSLQKKLKELEEENIVLRSEACHLETETISYEEKEQQLVNDCVKELRDANLQITSIAEELAKKTEDASRQQEEITHLLSQIVDLQKKSKSYAIENEELNQHLAAAKDAQRQLTAELRELEDKYAECMEMLREAQEELKNLRNRALPLSTPRRFHSLGLFPMDSLAAEIEGTMRKELQMDDPETEEQKSHPRRVFETVKNVNQTVRQRSWGPSPMNIPGSNQSSVLNSARSSCRSTPRSSLYAGDVSNVVIDNRTNSIILETGSSSGGSPVDSNKKLGTPGTPGSRDLEVALRRLSLRRENYLSERRFFEEERERKLQALAERGELGSGGLTPTDSLASLGTQHSGLSLYSVYSRSYLPEKLQIVKPLEGSVTLHHWQQLAQPHLGGILDSRPGVLTKGFRPLEVDAEEEVYQFTDFEEDESADRPFVSLSTSAPTRPPCSSRPGSASSHGHNAGDPQASGERPTPGRPASPPHSTQDPTEPPATSAKASVHFPGKCMSHTSSTYTFTTCRILHPSDELTQVTPSLNTGPAAACIITSSIKSTPASTPCTPRRLSLAESFTNLRDSTKTMSTSLGLVRLLQERGISAAVYNPQSWNRADAGAVAASASTPRVLPSTPPNSPTSQTQPTLPSPPSPPFEFSAPRTPYDNFLASRPASSILKEVQADAQSRSDDESQTDVSIHNLKLVDKLRHFGVAHPDSPGAMAPAPLLTPLGGLHQHGAPFGPPVVTSAIGGLPALNAGIRRNRSYPAMVGASMAMKGPGPQSPEMLLDSQLPKQTSLK from the exons ATGTCCTCCTCGCCCCTGAACTTTCCCGAGGAGGAGATCTTTGAGCGGAGCTGTTCTCCGGAACCCCCTGACACGTCTGGTTCCCAGTGCGAATACGATGCCGATGTGGAGGACCCGCTGTCCCTGCATGAAG tCCTCTGTGCTGAACGTGTGGGCCAGATGACCAAGACATACAATGACATCGACGCCGTGACCCGATTGCTTGAGGAG AAAGAACGTGATCTGGAGCTGGCGGCCCGCATCGGCCAGTCTCTGCTGAAGAAGAACAAGACCCTGAGTGAGCGAAATGAATCCTTGGAGGAGCAGGTGGAGATCATCCGTGAGGAG GTATCGCAGCTGCGACACGAGCTCTCCATGAAGGACGAACTGCTACAGTTCTACACCAGCGCAGCAGAAGAGAGCGAGGGGGAATCCATCACCTCCACACC GCTACGCCGTAATGACTCGTCATCCTCTGTGCCAAGCTACTTTCCACTTGACTCGCTGCAAAAGAAGCTGAAGGAGCTCGAGGAGGAGAACATCGTGCTGCGGTCGGAG GCGTGCCACCTGGAGACGGAGACCATCTCGTACGAGGAGAAGGAGCAGCAGCTCGTGAATGACTGTGTTAAAGAGCTGC GAGATGCCAACCTCCAGATCACATCCATCGCGGAGGAGCTGGCAAAAAAGACGGAGGATGCCTCCCGCCAGCAGGAGGAGATCACGCATCTCCTGTCCCAGATCGTGGACCTGCAGAAGAAGTCCAAATCC TACGCCATCGAGAACGAGGAGCTCAACCAGCATTTGGCGGCAGCGAAGGACGCCCAGCGGCAGCTGACCGCGGAG CTGCGCGAACTGGAGGACAAGTATGCTGAGTGCATGGAGATGCTACGGGAGGCGCAGGAGGAGCTGAAGAACCTGAGGAATCGGGCGCTTCCCCTGAGCACGCCCCGGAGGTTCCACTCCCTGGGCCTCTTccccatg GACTCTCTGGCAGCGGAGATAGAGGGGACCATGAGGAAAGAGCTGCAGATGGACGACCCGGAAACGGAGGAGCAGAA ATCCCACCCTCGGCGCGTGTTCGAGACGGTGAAGAACGTCAACCAGACGGTCCGCCAGCGCTCCTGGGGCCCCTCCCCCATGAACATCCCGGGGTCCAACCAGTCGTCGGTGCTCAATTCGGCCCGGTCCAGCTGCAGGAGCACGCCGCGCTCCAGCCTGTACGCCGGTGATGTCAGCAACGTTGTCATAGACAACCGCACCAACAGCATCATCCTGGAGACGGGGTCGTCGTCGGGGGGCAG CCCCGTCGACTCCAACAAGAAGCTGGGCACCCCCGGCACACCGGGCTCGCGTGACCTGGAGGTGGCGCTACGGCGCCTGTCCCTGCGGCGAGAAAACTACCTAAGTGAGCGGCGCTTCTTCGAGGAGGAGCGGGAGCGGAAGCTGCAGGCGCTGGCGGAGCGGGGCGAGCTGGGCAGCGGCGGCCTGACGCCCACCGACAGCCTGGCCTCGCTGGGCACGCAGCACTCAGGCCTGTCGCTCTACTCCGTCTACAGCCGCTCCTACCTGCCCGAGAAGCTGCAGATCGTCAAGCCGCTGGAAG GCTCCGTGACCCTGCATCACTGGCAGCAGCTGGCACAGCCTCACCTGGGGGGCATCCTGGACTCGCGGCCGGGCGTGCTAACCAAGGGCTTCCGGCCGCTGGAGGTCGACGCAGAGGAGGAGGTCTACCAGTTCACGGACTTTGAGGAGGACGAGTCAGCTGACCGCCCTTTTGTGAGCCTCTCTACCTCAGCCCCCACGCGCCCGCCGTGTTCCTCGCGGCCTGGCTCCGCCTCCTCCCACGGGCACAACGCTGGCGACCCCCAGGCCTCAGGTGAGAGGCCCACCCCCGGGAGACCAGCTTCCCCCCCGCACAGCACCCAGGATCCTACGGAGCCACCAGCCACCAGTGCTAAGGCGTCTG TACATTTCCCCGGCAAATGCATGTCCCACACGAGCTCCACCTACACCTTCACCACCTGCCGCATCCTGCACCCCTCTGATGAGCTGACGCAGGTCACGCCCAG CCTTAACACTGGCCCTGCGGCTGCGTGCATCATTACCAGCAGTATCAAATCCACGCCGGCCTCCACACCGTGTACCCCGCGTCGGCTCAGCCTGGCAGAGTCCTTCACCAACCTGCGGGACTCCACTAAGACCATGAGTACCTCGCTTGGGCTGGTGCGCCTCCTACAGGAGAGGGGCATCTCTGCGGCTGTCTACAACCCGCAGAGCTGGAACCGGGCAGACGCTGGTGCCGTGGCCGCCTCCGCCAGTACCCCCCGCGTTCTACCTTCCACACCCCCCAACTCGCCCACCAGCCAGACTCAGCCCACCCTCCCCTCGCCCCCCTCGCCCCCCTTCGAGTTCAGCGCCCCCCGCACCCCCTATGACAATTTCCTGGCCTCGCGTCCCGCCAGCTCCATCCTGAAGGAGGTGCAAGCGGACGCTCAGAGCCGCTCGGATGACGAGAGCCAGACGGACGTCAGCATCCACAACCTGAAGCTCGTGGACAAACTTCGACACTTTGGCGTGGCCCATCCGGACAGCCCCGGGGCCATGGCCCCCGCTCCGCTGCTGACGCCACTCGGGGGGCTGCACCAGCATGGGGCCCCCTTCGGGCCACCGGTGGTAACCAGCGCCATCGGCGGCCTTCCCGCCCTCAACGCCGGCATCCGGCGCAACCGCAGCTACCCGGCCATGGTTGGGGCCAGTATGGCGATGAAGGGCCCGGGGCCACAGAGCCCCGAGATGCTGCTGGACTCCCAGCTGCCCAAACAGACCAGCCTCAAgtga